Proteins found in one Amycolatopsis aidingensis genomic segment:
- a CDS encoding DUF167 domain-containing protein, with protein sequence MGETIRFAVRVKPGAKREAVGGRWEGALGAALIVAVRAPAVGGKANEAVRKALAGALAVRPRDVVVVQGERARDKLIELPDAPPGARERLRSLFC encoded by the coding sequence ATGGGAGAGACGATCCGGTTCGCCGTCCGGGTGAAACCGGGCGCGAAGCGGGAGGCGGTCGGTGGCCGCTGGGAGGGCGCGCTCGGCGCGGCGCTGATCGTCGCGGTCAGGGCGCCTGCCGTCGGCGGCAAGGCGAACGAGGCCGTGCGCAAGGCACTGGCGGGTGCACTGGCGGTGCGTCCGCGCGATGTCGTTGTGGTGCAAGGAGAACGCGCCAGGGACAAGCTGATCGAGTTACCGGACGCACCACCCGGCGCGCGCGAGCGGCTGCGTTCCTTATTCTGTTAG
- a CDS encoding penicillin-binding transpeptidase domain-containing protein, with amino-acid sequence MSRARMGVRVNARTKRWVLGIAGLSVVAIVAAGILVLRGESAGEAPGEQAEPDVPAPAEVVAGYLEAFAAGDLQRAANLTDDPATAAAMLADSRSGVNAKQVSAYPVSVPPPAEGTNTVEGSFRIKWTLGPERVWQYENPIRLDRAAEGWTVHWSPTLIHPRLADGQRLAARSRIGSPAVLDRDGAPLLVWRQGGAKATENALAPLLLDGMSRLATEQAADSLSVAIVAADGTDVRTVYGEESAEAEPLTATVSAATQRAAQAAVDSAGAPTMLVAIQPSTGDILAVAQNAAAGDVPNALSGLYAPGSTFKIATVAAALQGGVSADAVLPCPGTARIGTRTIPNDGEFDLGAVPLHEAFAHSCNTTFAQLAADLPADGLERAASQFGLNADFAIPGITTEAGKVVAAADPVQRLEDGIGQGRVQASPFGVALMAATVAAGEAVTPRLWRGQDTTVNDGYRAPSRSVLRTIGGMMREVVTTGTGTALRGFGDLRGKTGTAQLARDRNQAHGWFAGYQGDIAFAVMVSGAGTSDPALDVAGTFLGDR; translated from the coding sequence GTGAGCCGGGCGAGGATGGGGGTGCGGGTGAACGCGCGGACCAAGCGCTGGGTGCTGGGTATCGCGGGCCTGTCCGTGGTCGCCATCGTCGCGGCCGGGATCCTGGTGCTGCGCGGGGAGTCCGCCGGCGAGGCACCTGGTGAGCAGGCCGAACCGGACGTACCCGCCCCCGCCGAGGTCGTCGCGGGCTACCTCGAAGCCTTCGCCGCGGGAGACCTCCAGCGGGCCGCGAACCTCACCGACGACCCGGCCACAGCGGCCGCGATGCTCGCCGACTCCCGTTCCGGGGTGAATGCCAAGCAGGTCAGCGCGTACCCGGTGTCGGTACCCCCGCCCGCCGAGGGCACGAACACGGTGGAGGGCAGTTTCCGGATCAAGTGGACCCTGGGCCCGGAGCGGGTGTGGCAGTACGAGAACCCGATCCGGCTGGACCGCGCCGCGGAAGGCTGGACGGTGCACTGGAGTCCCACCCTGATCCATCCTCGGCTGGCCGATGGCCAGCGCTTGGCCGCGCGCAGCCGGATCGGCAGCCCGGCCGTACTCGACCGGGACGGCGCACCACTGCTGGTCTGGCGCCAGGGCGGTGCCAAGGCCACCGAGAACGCGCTCGCTCCGTTGCTGCTGGACGGGATGAGCAGGCTGGCCACCGAGCAGGCCGCGGACAGCCTTTCGGTGGCGATCGTCGCCGCCGACGGCACCGACGTGCGTACGGTGTACGGCGAGGAGAGTGCCGAGGCCGAGCCGCTCACCGCCACGGTGAGCGCGGCCACCCAGCGCGCGGCGCAGGCCGCGGTGGACTCGGCAGGCGCGCCCACCATGCTGGTCGCCATCCAGCCCTCGACCGGGGACATCCTGGCCGTGGCGCAGAACGCGGCGGCCGGGGACGTGCCGAACGCCCTTTCCGGCCTGTACGCCCCCGGGTCGACCTTCAAGATCGCCACCGTGGCCGCCGCGCTGCAGGGCGGCGTGTCCGCCGACGCCGTGCTGCCCTGCCCCGGCACAGCCCGGATCGGCACCAGGACCATCCCGAACGACGGCGAGTTCGACCTCGGCGCGGTCCCGTTGCACGAGGCCTTCGCGCACTCCTGCAACACCACCTTCGCCCAGCTGGCCGCCGACCTGCCCGCCGATGGCCTGGAACGGGCCGCGAGCCAGTTCGGGCTGAACGCCGACTTCGCCATCCCCGGCATCACCACCGAGGCCGGTAAGGTGGTGGCCGCGGCCGACCCGGTGCAGCGGCTGGAGGACGGCATCGGCCAGGGCCGGGTGCAGGCCAGCCCGTTCGGCGTCGCCCTGATGGCGGCGACGGTCGCCGCGGGCGAGGCCGTGACCCCGAGGCTGTGGCGCGGCCAGGACACCACGGTGAACGACGGTTACCGGGCGCCGTCCCGTTCGGTGCTGCGCACCATCGGCGGGATGATGCGGGAGGTCGTCACCACCGGCACCGGCACGGCACTGCGCGGGTTCGGCGACCTGCGGGGCAAGACCGGCACCGCGCAGCTGGCGCGGGACCGCAACCAGGCACACGGCTGGTTCGCGGGGTACCAGGGCGACATCGCCTTCGCCGTGATGGTGAGCGGTGCGGGCACCTCGGACCCCGCCCTGGACGTGGCCGGGACCTTCCTCGGCGACCGCTGA
- the lspA gene encoding signal peptidase II yields the protein MSTDHEQQPGDGQEPADSGAQQPLPPRRIGLVAAIAPLVFALDLITKVLVTANLEGSAPVRILGGAVYLQLVRNPGAAFSMATGMTWVLALVAIGVVIAIIWLARRLRSVGWAIGLGLVLGGALGNLADRIFRAPGPLQGHVVDFVSVFAPNGDFFPVFNVADSAISIGAVLIVLMSLLGRDYDGTSTRKQGKSQAAAERDEP from the coding sequence GTGAGCACCGATCACGAGCAGCAACCCGGGGACGGGCAGGAGCCCGCCGATTCCGGCGCACAGCAGCCGCTGCCGCCGCGGCGGATCGGCCTGGTCGCGGCAATCGCGCCCCTGGTGTTCGCCCTTGACCTGATCACCAAGGTGCTCGTCACGGCGAACCTGGAGGGCAGCGCCCCGGTCCGCATCCTCGGCGGGGCCGTGTACCTGCAACTGGTGCGCAACCCCGGCGCGGCGTTCTCGATGGCCACCGGGATGACCTGGGTGCTCGCCCTGGTCGCGATCGGCGTGGTCATCGCGATCATCTGGCTGGCCCGGCGGCTGCGGTCGGTCGGCTGGGCGATCGGCCTCGGCCTCGTGCTCGGTGGCGCGCTGGGCAACCTTGCCGACCGGATCTTCCGTGCCCCCGGCCCGTTGCAGGGCCATGTGGTCGACTTCGTGTCCGTGTTCGCCCCGAACGGCGACTTCTTCCCGGTGTTCAACGTGGCCGACTCGGCGATCTCGATCGGCGCCGTGCTGATCGTGCTGATGTCCCTGCTCGGCAGGGACTATGACGGCACCTCCACCCGGAAGCAGGGGAAGTCCCAGGCCGCCGCGGAACGGGACGAGCCGTGA
- a CDS encoding sensor histidine kinase, giving the protein MAEQRVRGTRIPARAQIMCWLVLVMTAGLATVVLLVVEFEYDAVTDRVNRSLEQDAAEFRTFAAAGVDPATGRPITDPGVLFLRHLEAQYTDQAELLLGITEQGGRLGVVRQTGERLREVPLEEPLLRRIVFADQGSGAVPTAAGEMRWLRVDVDTRPRAWFVAGYFTGPAEAEADNTVRTLVVVSLVALVLGAGVSWLVAGQILAPVRTVRHAAARLTEHDLTHRIPVRGRDDIAALAEQFNAMLDRLETAFGTHRQFLDDAGHELRTPITIVRGHLEVMGEDPAERAEVVRLCTDELDRMARIVDDLLLLAKAQRPDFLRPEWTSLPELTTDIDAKARAIAPREWTLEALGEGEVFVDPQRVTQAVLQLAQNAVQYTEPGTVIRIGSAVRHGQVSFWVTDTGPGVQAEDAHRIFERFARGAAGTAERTGAGLGLAIVKAIAEAHHGSAHVLSESGRGATFGIELPCRPQPGEEQQ; this is encoded by the coding sequence ATGGCTGAGCAACGGGTGCGGGGCACCCGCATCCCGGCGCGGGCGCAGATCATGTGCTGGCTGGTGCTGGTGATGACCGCCGGCCTGGCCACCGTGGTCCTGCTGGTGGTGGAGTTCGAGTACGACGCGGTGACCGACCGGGTCAACCGCAGCCTGGAACAGGACGCGGCCGAGTTCCGCACCTTCGCCGCCGCCGGGGTCGATCCGGCGACCGGGCGGCCGATCACCGACCCCGGGGTGCTGTTCCTGCGGCACCTGGAAGCCCAGTACACCGACCAGGCCGAGCTGCTGCTGGGTATCACCGAGCAGGGCGGCAGGCTGGGCGTGGTCCGGCAGACCGGGGAACGGCTGCGCGAGGTCCCGCTGGAGGAGCCGCTGCTGCGCCGGATCGTGTTCGCGGACCAGGGCTCCGGTGCGGTGCCGACCGCGGCGGGCGAGATGCGCTGGCTGCGGGTGGACGTGGACACCCGGCCAAGGGCCTGGTTCGTCGCCGGGTACTTCACCGGCCCCGCCGAGGCGGAGGCGGACAACACCGTGCGCACCCTGGTCGTGGTCAGCCTGGTCGCACTGGTGCTGGGCGCGGGGGTCTCCTGGCTGGTCGCGGGCCAGATCCTGGCCCCGGTGCGCACCGTGCGGCACGCCGCGGCCCGGCTCACCGAACACGACCTCACCCACCGCATCCCGGTGCGCGGGCGGGACGACATCGCCGCCCTCGCCGAGCAGTTCAACGCGATGCTGGACCGGCTGGAGACCGCCTTCGGCACGCACCGGCAGTTCCTTGACGACGCGGGCCACGAGCTGCGCACCCCGATCACCATCGTGCGCGGGCACCTCGAGGTGATGGGTGAGGATCCAGCCGAGCGGGCCGAGGTGGTCCGGCTGTGCACCGACGAACTCGACCGGATGGCCCGGATCGTGGACGACCTGCTGCTGCTGGCCAAGGCGCAGCGCCCGGACTTCCTGCGCCCGGAGTGGACCTCCCTGCCCGAGCTCACCACCGATATCGACGCCAAGGCCAGGGCGATCGCGCCACGGGAGTGGACGCTGGAGGCGCTGGGTGAGGGCGAGGTGTTCGTTGACCCGCAGCGGGTGACCCAGGCGGTGCTACAGCTGGCCCAGAACGCCGTGCAGTACACCGAACCGGGCACGGTGATCCGGATCGGCTCGGCGGTGCGGCACGGCCAGGTGTCGTTCTGGGTGACCGACACCGGTCCCGGCGTGCAGGCGGAGGACGCGCACCGGATCTTCGAACGGTTCGCCCGCGGGGCCGCGGGGACGGCGGAACGGACCGGCGCCGGGCTCGGCCTCGCCATCGTGAAAGCCATCGCCGAGGCGCATCACGGCAGCGCGCACGTGCTGTCGGAATCCGGGCGGGGTGCCACCTTCGGCATCGAACTGCCCTGCCGGCCGCAACCCGGGGAGGAGCAGCAATGA
- a CDS encoding RluA family pseudouridine synthase, producing MTARMLPVPDGLDGMRVDAGLAKLLGLSRTVVAELAESGEVRLDGRQAGKSDRLTAGGLLEVTLPEPEQPLSVVAEPVEGMRILHTDEDIVVVDKPVGVAVHPSPGWTGPTVVGGLAAAGLRISTSGAAERQGVVHRLDAGTTGVMVVAASEQAYTTLKRAFKERTVDKGYHALVQGHPDPTRGTIDAPIDRHPRQDHKFAVVAGGRPSITHYEVIEAFRAASLVDVKLETGRTHQIRVHFSALRHPCVGDLTYGADPVLARKLNLSRQWLHARKLGFAHPADGRWVEFTSEYPADLAAAVDTLRAES from the coding sequence GTGACCGCGCGGATGTTGCCGGTCCCGGACGGCCTGGACGGGATGCGGGTGGATGCCGGGCTGGCGAAGCTGCTGGGCCTGTCCCGCACGGTGGTCGCCGAGTTGGCGGAGTCCGGCGAGGTGCGCCTGGACGGCAGGCAGGCGGGCAAGTCGGACCGGCTCACCGCGGGCGGGCTGCTGGAGGTGACGCTGCCGGAGCCGGAGCAGCCGCTGTCCGTGGTCGCCGAGCCGGTCGAGGGGATGCGGATCCTGCACACCGACGAGGACATCGTGGTGGTGGACAAACCGGTCGGCGTTGCCGTGCACCCGAGCCCCGGCTGGACCGGCCCCACCGTGGTCGGCGGGCTCGCCGCCGCGGGACTGCGGATATCCACCTCCGGCGCGGCCGAGCGGCAGGGCGTGGTGCACCGGCTGGACGCGGGTACCACCGGCGTGATGGTGGTCGCCGCCAGCGAGCAGGCGTACACCACGCTGAAACGCGCGTTCAAGGAACGCACCGTGGACAAGGGCTACCACGCGCTGGTGCAGGGGCATCCGGACCCGACCCGCGGCACGATCGACGCGCCGATCGACCGCCATCCCCGGCAGGACCACAAGTTCGCCGTGGTCGCGGGCGGCAGGCCCAGCATCACCCACTACGAGGTCATCGAGGCCTTCCGGGCGGCCTCCCTGGTGGACGTCAAGCTGGAGACCGGTCGTACGCACCAGATCAGGGTGCATTTCTCCGCGCTGCGCCACCCCTGCGTCGGCGACCTGACCTACGGTGCCGATCCCGTGCTGGCCCGCAAGCTGAACCTCAGCCGCCAGTGGCTGCACGCCAGGAAACTGGGGTTCGCCCATCCCGCCGACGGCCGCTGGGTGGAGTTCACCAGCGAGTACCCTGCCGACCTCGCGGCCGCCGTCGACACCCTGCGTGCCGAATCCTGA
- a CDS encoding response regulator transcription factor, protein MSRILIVEDEERIASFVEKGLRANGFVTTVVADGDAALRSVISGGHDLVVLDLGLPGMDGFTVLQAMRDAKVTTPVIILTARDSVRDTVAGLEGGADDYMTKPFRFEELLARVRLRLKSGDRVPEVTVLRNGSLSLDLRTRRVSTEDSTVDLTAREFSLLELFLRHPGQVLSREQILSHVWGYDFDPGSNVVDVYVRTLRRKLGPDRIRTIRGMGYRLA, encoded by the coding sequence ATGAGCCGCATTCTGATCGTCGAGGACGAGGAACGCATCGCGTCCTTTGTGGAGAAAGGGCTGCGCGCCAACGGCTTCGTGACCACCGTGGTCGCCGACGGGGACGCCGCGCTGCGCAGCGTGATCTCCGGTGGACACGATCTGGTGGTGCTCGACCTCGGGCTGCCGGGGATGGACGGGTTCACCGTGCTGCAGGCGATGCGGGACGCGAAGGTGACCACCCCGGTGATCATCCTGACCGCAAGGGACTCGGTGCGGGACACCGTTGCCGGGCTGGAGGGTGGCGCCGACGACTACATGACCAAGCCCTTCCGGTTCGAGGAACTGCTGGCCAGGGTGCGGCTGCGGCTGAAGTCCGGGGACCGCGTCCCCGAGGTGACCGTGCTGCGCAACGGCTCGCTCTCGCTGGACCTGCGCACCCGGCGGGTGAGCACCGAGGACAGCACGGTGGACCTGACCGCTCGGGAGTTCTCCCTGCTGGAGCTGTTCCTGCGGCATCCGGGGCAGGTGCTCTCCCGGGAGCAGATCCTCTCCCACGTGTGGGGCTACGACTTCGATCCCGGGTCGAACGTGGTGGACGTCTACGTGCGCACCCTGCGCCGCAAGCTCGGCCCGGACCGGATCCGCACCATCCGCGGAATGGGCTACCGCCTCGCCTGA
- a CDS encoding potassium/proton antiporter: MEQLPVILGIGAAALLAAVLAVRVSIRLGLPSLLLYLGIGVLLGESGLGIEFDDAILTQALGIAALVMILTEGGLTTRWSAVKPALGPGLALSTVAVWMSIAITGTALHWLLGLDWRMALLWGAVLASTDAAAVFSVLRGVGVSKRLAGTVELESGLNDAPAYIAVVVLATGTTVDWTLPLMIGYQLVAGLLVGLAFGWLGAQALRRAALPATGLYPLATVAVCLIAYSCGQLLEASGLLATYAAGVVLGNSRLPHRSDTLSFAEGLGWLAQIGLFVLLGLFASPERLLDSLVPGLVAGAVVLLLARPLSVLLTATPFRLPWREQAFLSWAGLRGAVPIVLASIPLAEGIPGAQRLVDAVFVLVFVLTLLQGATLGPLARVLKLSADGEPREIQVDSAPLDELAAELLQVHIRPGSRLHGVHLDELRLPTGATVSLIVRGGKGFTPDGASRLQERDQLLVVATEESRAAAERRLRAVDRAGRLARWKGELGG; the protein is encoded by the coding sequence ATGGAGCAACTCCCGGTCATCCTCGGTATCGGCGCGGCCGCGCTGCTGGCCGCTGTACTCGCCGTCCGCGTCTCGATCCGGTTAGGACTCCCCTCGCTGCTGCTCTACCTCGGCATCGGGGTGCTGCTGGGGGAGAGCGGCCTCGGTATCGAGTTCGACGACGCCATCCTCACCCAGGCGCTCGGCATCGCGGCGCTGGTGATGATTCTCACCGAAGGGGGTCTCACCACCCGCTGGTCCGCGGTGAAGCCCGCGCTCGGGCCAGGGCTCGCTCTGTCCACTGTGGCCGTCTGGATGAGCATCGCGATCACCGGGACCGCGTTGCACTGGCTGCTGGGCCTGGACTGGCGGATGGCGCTGCTCTGGGGCGCGGTGCTGGCCTCGACCGACGCCGCGGCGGTGTTCTCCGTGCTGCGCGGCGTCGGGGTGAGCAAGCGGCTGGCCGGGACCGTCGAGCTCGAGTCCGGGCTGAACGACGCCCCGGCCTACATCGCCGTGGTGGTGCTGGCCACCGGCACCACCGTGGACTGGACGCTGCCGCTGATGATCGGTTACCAGCTGGTGGCAGGCCTGCTGGTCGGCCTGGCGTTCGGCTGGCTCGGCGCGCAGGCGCTGCGCAGGGCGGCCCTGCCCGCCACCGGCCTCTACCCGCTGGCCACCGTGGCGGTCTGCCTCATCGCGTACTCCTGCGGCCAGCTGCTGGAGGCCTCCGGCCTGCTGGCCACCTACGCGGCCGGGGTGGTGCTCGGCAACTCCCGGCTGCCGCACCGCTCGGACACCCTTTCCTTCGCCGAGGGGCTGGGCTGGCTCGCCCAGATCGGCCTGTTCGTGCTGCTCGGGCTGTTCGCCTCGCCGGAGCGGCTGCTGGACAGCCTGGTGCCCGGCCTGGTGGCGGGCGCGGTGGTGCTGCTGCTCGCCCGGCCGCTGTCGGTGCTGCTCACGGCCACCCCGTTCCGCCTGCCCTGGCGTGAACAGGCCTTCCTTTCCTGGGCAGGCCTGCGTGGCGCGGTGCCCATCGTGCTCGCCAGTATCCCGCTGGCCGAGGGCATACCGGGGGCGCAGCGGCTGGTGGACGCGGTGTTCGTGCTGGTGTTCGTGCTGACCCTGCTGCAGGGCGCCACCCTCGGCCCGCTGGCCAGGGTGCTGAAGCTGTCCGCGGACGGGGAACCGAGGGAGATCCAGGTGGACTCGGCCCCGCTGGACGAGCTCGCCGCCGAGCTGCTGCAGGTGCACATCCGGCCCGGCTCCCGGCTGCACGGCGTGCACCTGGACGAGCTGCGGTTGCCGACCGGCGCGACGGTGAGCCTGATCGTGCGGGGCGGCAAGGGTTTCACCCCGGACGGCGCCAGCCGGTTGCAGGAGCGGGACCAGCTGCTGGTGGTCGCCACCGAGGAGTCGCGGGCGGCGGCCGAACGCAGACTGCGTGCCGTGGACCGGGCGGGCAGGCTGGCCAGGTGGAAGGGCGAGCTCGGCGGGTGA
- a CDS encoding aminotransferase class V-fold PLP-dependent enzyme, whose protein sequence is MTLAIDVLPATTVADPAHPGLPAVAGAGLRVPLVTGERIGYANLDHAASAPCLATVQDAVDELLPWYASVHRGAGFASQVCTRVYEQARQTLREFVGARARDEVVFTRNTTDALNLLARSLPKDTSVVVFDTEHHAALLPWRGPRVHRISTPPTRAAAVSAVDSALTACEEGPRLLVVTGASNVTGEVFPVAELAAVARRHGARIALDAAQLAPHRRISIRELDVDYLALSGHKLYAPFGAGALIGRADWLRAAPPYLAGGGASKVVRRQGDALGVVWNTGPQRHEAGSPNTVGVHALSVACTELARRWDAVAEHERRLHARLRRGLASVPGSTELRLFTDTTAPADQVGTLSLVVDGFEPGWLAAVLSAEHGIGVRDGAFCAHLATRGLIARTGVPARQALRVSLGLGTTVDHVDRLVCALRGLVTRGARWSYAQQDGRWVPSPDPRPLPSFLAAGPHGAEGSPR, encoded by the coding sequence ATGACACTCGCCATCGACGTTCTTCCCGCCACCACCGTTGCCGACCCGGCCCATCCCGGGCTCCCTGCCGTGGCAGGCGCCGGGCTGCGGGTGCCGCTGGTGACGGGGGAACGAATCGGCTACGCCAACCTCGACCACGCGGCCAGCGCCCCCTGCCTGGCGACGGTCCAGGACGCGGTGGACGAGCTGCTGCCCTGGTACGCCAGCGTGCACCGGGGCGCGGGATTCGCCTCCCAGGTCTGTACCCGGGTCTACGAGCAGGCCAGGCAGACCCTGCGCGAGTTCGTGGGCGCCCGCGCCAGGGACGAGGTGGTCTTCACCCGCAACACCACCGACGCGCTCAACCTGCTGGCGCGCAGCCTGCCGAAGGACACCTCGGTGGTGGTGTTCGACACCGAGCACCATGCCGCCCTGCTGCCGTGGCGCGGGCCGCGGGTGCACCGGATCAGCACCCCGCCCACCCGTGCGGCGGCCGTGTCCGCCGTGGACAGTGCGTTGACCGCCTGCGAGGAGGGGCCCCGCCTGCTCGTGGTCACCGGGGCGTCCAACGTGACCGGCGAGGTGTTCCCTGTCGCCGAGCTGGCCGCCGTCGCCAGGCGGCACGGCGCGCGGATCGCCCTGGACGCCGCGCAACTGGCCCCGCACCGGCGGATCTCGATCCGCGAGCTGGACGTGGACTACCTCGCGCTGTCCGGGCACAAGCTGTATGCCCCGTTCGGTGCGGGCGCGCTCATCGGCCGGGCCGACTGGCTGCGCGCGGCGCCGCCGTACCTGGCTGGCGGCGGTGCGAGCAAGGTGGTCAGGCGGCAGGGCGATGCGCTCGGGGTGGTGTGGAACACCGGCCCGCAACGGCACGAGGCCGGTTCGCCGAACACCGTAGGGGTGCACGCGCTGAGCGTGGCCTGTACGGAACTCGCGCGGCGCTGGGACGCCGTGGCCGAACACGAGCGGCGGCTGCACGCCCGGCTCCGGCGTGGCCTGGCCAGCGTGCCCGGCAGCACCGAACTGCGGCTGTTCACCGACACCACGGCGCCCGCCGACCAGGTGGGCACGCTGAGCCTGGTGGTGGACGGGTTCGAACCGGGCTGGCTGGCCGCGGTGTTGTCCGCCGAGCACGGGATCGGGGTGCGCGACGGGGCGTTCTGCGCCCATCTCGCCACCCGCGGGCTGATCGCCCGCACGGGCGTGCCCGCCCGGCAGGCGCTGCGGGTGAGTCTCGGCCTCGGTACCACGGTCGACCATGTGGACCGGCTGGTGTGCGCGCTGCGCGGGCTGGTGACCCGCGGGGCGCGGTGGAGCTATGCCCAGCAGGACGGCAGGTGGGTCCCCAGCCCCGACCCCCGCCCGCTGCCCTCGTTCCTCGCGGCCGGTCCGCACGGTGCCGAGGGGTCACCACGCTGA
- the ltrA gene encoding group II intron reverse transcriptase/maturase — MGKGDSESSREVGVMPEEASPVNIGDLLLVPFTAGQRVLGMQTKLHRWAAADPGRRFDDLYNLVADPAFLAVAWERVSGNTGARSAGVDRRTVRSITDSALGVVGLLEEIRADLKARTFRPLPVRERHIPKAGGKTRRLGIPTVTDRVVQASLKLVLEPIFEAGFQSSSYGFRPRRRAQDAIEEIRKHAREGYEWVFEGDITACFDEIDHTALMGLVRRRVKDKRILELIKAFLHAGILSEDGPDRDTHTGTPQGGILSPLLANIALSELDDYFHQLWENHKNATNRQRHRERGGATFRLTRYADDFVVMVNGTREHTESLWGEIEAILAGIGLRLAPEKTGIAHIDEGFDFLGFRIQRYRQYGSDRRLIYTLPSKKSMTSIKRKIKTVTKRITHQDADQLFRQLGTMTRGWAQYFRHGSSSKAYHHLQDYLWWRVWEWLKNKHPRTSKRDIINRYYNRWWPEYNGVELWRPTTMTIQRYRYRGNQISTPWDKPAITAT, encoded by the coding sequence ATGGGGAAGGGCGACAGCGAATCGAGCAGGGAAGTTGGGGTAATGCCAGAAGAGGCCTCACCGGTGAACATCGGTGATCTGCTGCTGGTGCCGTTCACGGCAGGGCAGCGGGTACTGGGAATGCAGACGAAACTGCACCGTTGGGCGGCGGCCGATCCCGGTCGCCGGTTTGATGATCTCTACAACCTCGTGGCCGACCCCGCGTTCCTCGCCGTGGCGTGGGAGCGGGTGTCAGGGAACACCGGAGCACGCAGCGCGGGCGTCGATCGCCGAACGGTGCGGTCGATCACCGACTCGGCGCTGGGTGTGGTCGGGTTGTTGGAGGAAATCCGCGCCGATCTGAAAGCGCGGACGTTCCGTCCGCTCCCGGTCCGGGAACGACACATCCCCAAAGCCGGTGGGAAGACCCGTCGGCTGGGGATACCGACCGTGACCGATCGGGTCGTTCAAGCCTCGCTGAAGCTGGTCCTGGAACCGATCTTCGAGGCCGGGTTCCAGTCCTCCAGCTATGGTTTCCGGCCCAGGCGCCGGGCCCAGGATGCCATCGAAGAAATCCGCAAACATGCCCGTGAGGGCTACGAATGGGTCTTCGAGGGCGACATCACCGCCTGCTTCGACGAGATCGACCACACCGCCCTGATGGGTTTGGTGCGGCGACGCGTCAAGGACAAGCGGATTCTGGAACTCATCAAGGCGTTCCTGCACGCCGGAATCCTCAGCGAGGATGGTCCTGACCGGGACACCCATACCGGAACCCCGCAGGGCGGCATCCTGTCGCCTCTGCTGGCCAACATCGCCCTCTCCGAGCTGGACGACTATTTCCACCAGTTGTGGGAGAACCACAAGAACGCCACCAACCGGCAACGGCACCGTGAACGCGGCGGTGCGACGTTCCGCCTGACCCGATACGCCGACGACTTCGTCGTCATGGTCAACGGAACCCGGGAACACACGGAATCCTTGTGGGGCGAGATCGAGGCGATCCTGGCCGGGATCGGGCTACGGCTCGCACCCGAGAAAACCGGAATCGCCCACATCGACGAGGGGTTCGACTTCCTCGGGTTCCGCATCCAGCGGTATCGCCAATATGGAAGCGATCGGCGACTGATCTACACCCTCCCCTCGAAGAAGTCGATGACTTCGATCAAGCGGAAGATCAAGACAGTTACCAAACGGATCACCCATCAGGACGCGGACCAACTGTTCCGGCAACTCGGAACGATGACCCGCGGATGGGCCCAGTACTTCCGGCACGGCTCTTCCAGCAAGGCCTACCACCACCTGCAAGACTACCTGTGGTGGCGGGTCTGGGAATGGCTGAAGAACAAACACCCCCGTACCAGTAAACGGGACATCATAAACCGTTACTACAACCGGTGGTGGCCGGAATATAACGGTGTCGAACTATGGAGACCCACAACGATGACCATCCAACGTTATCGCTACCGAGGAAACCAAATCTCGACACCCTGGGACAAACCAGCCATAACGGCAACCTAA